AACACTCATCAGCCAAATGGCCCATCAATCTAGCAGAAACCTATGGAGTCTGCTAGTAGTACTGTAGGCCTTTTGTGTTGCCCAAAAAAGTTGCAGCAAGCAAATTGCTGATGATAATTTACAGCCTTCTGTAAGAACAAAAGCAGAAGTGACAATTTTACTCTATCAAAGCTGGGTTTCTGTAAGACCATGAACGGAAGTGATAATTTTAGTCTCTATAAAAGCTGAATGACAAATCAGCACATTTGCTCCCTATTGTGTACCTTAAAATTCCAATCCAAGGAACAAATCCACCAAAGAAGATTACAGAATATAGAACCTATTAATATACTTCTAGACAGTAGGCAACAACAGAAGAGGTTCAAGACAGTTCCACATCAGCTGATCTTCATGTCTCGAGCCCATCCAATGAGCACAAATGCATGTCTACTAAATCGAAAAAGGATAGAATTACCACTCAATGTAAGGGTTAAATTCTAGTTTCAATCCATTAAGCTTCTAATTGATGCAGTCAAGTAGAAATGCTATTTTAGGTTCTGACAGGTGATTGTGAGATAGTGTTTTGATCAGGTAAGTGCCACTGAACATCCAGTCCTAGCAAAAAACCTTTTTGTCACAAAAGACCTACAAGCACTAGCAAAGGTTTATAAGCTTTTGGATATGTAATAAAATGGATATATCAGTATTATTTTCATTTGTGGGGGTAGACTGGATTTCTCAGACCTTTGCAAAGCTAATACTTATGCTCTCATTTTTTCGCCTCAACATTTAGTATAATCTGGAGTCATGAAGTAGAAACAAAGAAGCTACAATATGCTTTAAAGATGGATAATAGGCCATTTCAGATTGGAATCCTAACGAAACAAGTTTCGGTGTAAAGTCTCAATCGAAGATAGAACTCTTATGGTTATTGTGATTAAGACAATCCTACAGGAATTCAGAGAAGGGGTTAGGGATCAACGAATACTACCATAGTGGAGTCAGACTCACAAGATATAAAGCGCAAGACCTACTCTGCCCCCAAGCCACATGATGGATTTACATAgaatgtgtttggttgcttgtatcgtttggttcatgtatgaaatggttcaaaataataatgatctttTTGTTTGGGtgggtgaattgtaccaacTCATCCATGATGAAGctatcccacttaatacattattctactaatagaagtgaaccatatggtacaagcaaattggttgaaccccaCCATCTAGGATCATCCATCCAtacatcatgtggtgcatgcaaccaaacacacccataaACAACAGAAAACCAAAATAAAGCAACGACACGGATCTTAAAGACAGGAGGAGGGCAGAGACAGGAATGTGATCTCACAGGGTATAAAATTATCGATTTTGACCTTTTcacgcataggatttgtgctttAGAGTGCAGACTTCACTACTAAAACTCAGAACAAGAAAAGTGTATGTAACAAAACAAAACTTATGTGATCTATGAGTCAATATATAATGAACTATGCTTAGCCTATTTTCTAGAATTTCCAAGCGGTTGCACTTAGCTAGCAGGTAAAAATAGATGATGGATTTCACCGCATTACAAGAAACCGACCACCGATGCATGATAACAGCACGCACTAGCTAAACTGGATTCATGTAAAGATGTCCGAGGGTTGCATGTGTAAAGAAAACATTACCTCTTTATTTGGTGGGGTATATCCATTCTGCTTAGCACTACTAAAAAAATCAGGATGGCTGACATCGATTTCTTCATGACTGGAATATTCAAATACAAGTGAAGTATAAGAGCTAAAATTCATTAGTGGAAATGTCTTATTGGCATAGCAAACACGAATGTTCAAATTAAAATCAATCAAAACAATATGGAATCATCGTGAGTTCCTGGGCTCATCCACATTTCATGAATTGGAGTTCGGCGTCGTGTGTTGAAGCAGAAAAGGACGTAGATCTGTGCAGTTTTCTGGTGCCGCGGTGGACATCTCACAGAAGCCCTCAGCAGAGGCAGCACAGGATGCTCTCTGTGGTGGCATGGGAAACGATGGAGTCACGCCCGAGCACACGAAGCAAGATGGAATTAGCCTTTCCCTTTTTAACCCAGGAAAGTTAGGTAGCTATAACTAGGCTTCACTGGATTTAACCAGATTTGCAGATTCTAATTCCACATGGACCCCAAACAGATGACCCAACAATCATATTCTAATTCAGACTAATTCTAAGGATCCAAAAGGACTCTCAAGGTTTTCTGGGTATTAAATTATTAATGCTATGTTATAAACCAGACAATCCTTTTTCTGGGGATGAATTTAGATACTATGAAAAGCGTTGCATGAAGATTCATTGCATGGTACAAGAAGCAGAATGTAAAATATTTATGTAGGTAAGGACTTTTTTCAATGAGAAATCCTTCTCTTGATTACCTGACATTCAAGTCCCCACACCAGATTAAGGGTTTGTCTACACATTGAACAAATTCCAGCATTCTCTTGTCCCACTTACGTCTTCTTTGAAATGAattttcctcctccttccatcCATTGTTTGGAGCATAAGTGTTCAGTAAGAGAAACGATTCAAATTCCACAATTATAACACGCCCATCCGTTTCATGCTTTGAAGCTGAAAAATATGGGAAACTGAAATCTAAGGAAGAATAGTATCACATGTGAAATTTAATTATGTAAAGGCAAGATGCCCGTTTGTTAAAGAAGCTTGCTGGCCTGGACCATGTCATCCCTTTGTTTAAGTTTTCATACACAAAAATGTGCATAAACATACATCTAGAGAAGATGAACAGGTACACAGTCAAAAAGACATGCCATGAGTTTTTTCCCCACAATTATTCTTGCAATGACTATCCTAGTTCTAGACTAGTTACACCTTCAAGTCAAAGTGACCATAATGCTTTCTCTTAGGACTTGTTTAACACTGATTGAATACAGCCACATGCTCCCTAGCCCCTAACATAAGAACACGAGTATTCGCTGTCATGGTTTGCAAGGTGATTTGTTTTGCTATGACTTTCAACTACAGAACTAGTAAGTGTTCTTGTTCTgagatttttctattttttaattaaaaacatcaacaaGTTTGGATGAGAATGTTGTGTCATATAACTAGCTTACCAATTCACAAGTGGTAAACTAAACCAGATCCTTTAAAGCAGGGCAGGGAACATTATGCATGGAGCATGTGAATATGCTGGCAACAGAAGATATAATTATGAAAGAATAATCTGAAGTCATATCCATACTTACATGTTTTATCCAAGTTAAAAGACACCTTCTTAGGTTCAAACTTTTTCTTTATAAACATAGCTGTTCCTGCATATTTTGAATCTGAAAGAGACCACCAGACACGGTAGTCTTTGAAAGGTGAACTCGATAAAGCACGCAGAACTACCTGCATGACATCAAGAAGTGTGATTGTGACAACTTTGCAATCGAGCCCACTGATTGCAATGTAACaaagctgaaaaaaaaaagtagtagtCCAGCAACTTGCTAGTGTTATCCAAACATAACTTCATATTAGTTCAAAATACTTTTCTGCTTGCACAGTTCACTAAATTTCTTATGTTTTGATCTCTTAATTGAGAATGAAACACATTCCAAATGCGCAATTGACAAATATAACTACAGTTCAGAGGACAGGCCATACTGCGTGGCTTGAAAAATTGAAGTTTCCACATCCACATAGGTAAAGTGACGATACAGAAATTCCTGTGACTACTGAGTACTGACTACTGATGTAAGTGGTGTAGTGTCCATAATAGGTTCAACTGGTAGCGTATGATAAAAAATAGAGCCAATCTCAAATAATCTAGTATCCTCTAAAGATCAAGATGATAAAATCCATTTTAATGGATGCAAGTGATAGAAATTCTAGCTTTAGATAATAATCCAAAAGAACATAATAGATACAGTTCAACATATTGGCAGAAAGTACATAAATCTTTGCAAATCTTCTGAAACCTGCTTTTCATCCCGTGATGAGTTTGTGTCATCTTTCAGTTCACTAGGATTTTTAGGTGCCCCTTTGGAACCAGCCGCCGGCATCCGCACTTCCTGGAAAAGATGTACAATTAATATCCTTAACGGATTTATATTAATCATATATAATTAAAGATGCATTTCTGAAGCCTGGCCAAAACAAAATGTGGCCTACTGAGCAATGAAAAGGACGATATGTTAATGGGGGTTAAATGCTGGCATGATAAACCCAGACAGCCAAAACTTGAAGAACAGAAGAAGGCTAGTACCATTTTACAGATAGACTTAGAACAATGCCCAAAAGACAGGAGAGATAGAAAGGACAGAGAACTTCCATTTAGCAGACCAACTTAAACCTTCAACTTACTAGGGATAAGATCCTTCTCCTAATAAAGATAATAAATTGCAAAGACAAACAAGTTAAAGCATAACAAATGCTGCTCGCATAAGTCAAGTAAAGACTTCTTGGCAACATGCAGCTGTCACAGGCAGCAAAATGGTCATAACCACAGCTCCAAAATGAGCTGCTTCATAAGGAGGGGAGAAGTTCAGATGAGCAGAACAAGGCCAGACATATGCCCATGGGCAAGCACTAACAGCAGCAACAGTTATCTATTTAGCAAACTATTAACTTAAAAGATAGAATCTAATGACACAAATAACAGTAGGAGGTCAAAGTTTTGTATGTTCGGGACTGACTCTATGTAAGTTATCTTTTGTCTGACTAAGTTTCTTGCTCAAAAACTGGTGAACTCCATTGTTATTGTTATTTGAGATGTCATATcataggaaaagaaaaaaaaaataaacctgAAATATCCACCTTTTCCATTACCTTTTTCCATTTGTTCCAAACTGGGATAAGATAAAGCGACATCCTATGAACTATTGTTAAGAAGTTGTAGGTTTAGGACCTCACGTCCTCTTTGCCTGCTCTCAAACAAGCCCCTGACGTAGATCTGTCTTCAATTATTTGAGTACAGGTTCTAATGGGATTAGGCCTACTTTATCCATCTAACAAATTAGTAAATTGTTGTTTTTATACGGATGTACTGGTCTTCAAAAAATTTAAGCGCAGCATACGAGTTGAAAAAGAGACACGATTTTCATGCACTAAATGTGTAAGGAAAACTAATCTAGCACCGTGACAATAATATAATGACGTCTGGAGCCAGACATCCTGAATAAAAATAGAGGTAACAACATATCCAGTGGGAAGAATGATATAAACAATGCTTAATGAGTAAGGAATATCACAGGTCTACCCATAATATTTTATCTAGAGAAATACATCCCCTTCTCGTCTAATGCAGCAAAGAAACAATTGGGATGTCAGATGTGAATACAGTATGACAAAAGCAGCACACATGCTAACGTGTTGTAAGTAGAATGTTTCGAGCTAGTATTTCATGATGAGAAGGACCAAACAAATGATTGTCCAAAGTGAactgatcttttttttccttaaccATTGCCGACTCAACAAATGATTGTCCAGTTGGTTATATAAAATACCCCCACTGGTATATCCAAAAACACCACCATAGCATCTACGGAGTAGAACCTTAAAAGTGCATGTTCCAACAACTGCATAGCACGCTGGTACTTGAAAAATGCCCAACCGAATTCCCCAAAAGAGCATATTCAATTACATGGCACTACAGAAAGCACCAGCATGCCAGTGCCATCACTTGCAACAAATGCAATCAATTGC
This sequence is a window from Setaria italica strain Yugu1 chromosome III, Setaria_italica_v2.0, whole genome shotgun sequence. Protein-coding genes within it:
- the LOC101756055 gene encoding DNA-(apurinic or apyrimidinic site) lyase isoform X1, with amino-acid sequence MKRFFQPVPKDGSSAKKRPAVATDSCDGPAATGAGGEEGSPGEEPCKFLTWNANSLLLRMKSDWPAFSQFVARLDPDVICVQEVRMPAAGSKGAPKNPSELKDDTNSSRDEKQVVLRALSSSPFKDYRVWWSLSDSKYAGTAMFIKKKFEPKKVSFNLDKTSSKHETDGRVIIVEFESFLLLNTYAPNNGWKEEENSFQRRRKWDKRMLEFVQCVDKPLIWCGDLNVREHPVLPLLRASVRCPPRHQKTAQIYVLFCFNTRRRTPIHEIHEEIDVSHPDFFSSAKQNGYTPPNKEDCGQPGFTLAERRRFGNILSQGKLVDAYRHLHKEKDMDSGFSWSGHPIGKYRGKRMRIDYFIVSEQLKGRVISCEMHGRGIELEGFYGSDHCPVSLELSKAATEVPEPPKPSS